In Methanofervidicoccus sp. A16, the sequence TCTTCCCACTTCAATTGCTGCCATTTTTTTCACCCTTTCTATTTTTTAAACTATCTATACATTTACAGATGATACCAAATACACCCTCTACATCCCAGCGGGATGTATCTATAACTATGTGATATATAGAGAGATCCTCTAGATCTATGTTGTATATCTCTTTATAACGTTTTTTCTCACTTTTTTCTCTCTCTATCATTTCAGATAAGGATGTTTCTATATCCTTATTTTCCCTCTCACTTACCCTCTTACACCTAACCATTGGAGGTGCCTTTAGCCATATAGAGAGTGTAGGTTCTATGTTATATCTCTTCAATATCCATGCAGCGAGTCGTCCCTCCAATATTACATTCCCCTCCTTTGCAATTTCAACCTGTTTGGCGTCTATTTCCCTGTCTATCTCTGGATGTTCCTCTGCATATTTACTGAACTCTGAGAGATCCATGTTCATCTTTTTAGCCATCTCTCTGAAGATAAACCCTGCACATACATGTTTCAATCCATACTTTTTGGCTATTAACTTAGATATCGTTGTAGTTCCACTGCCAGGAGGTCCCCCAATGGTTATTATCATCTAAACACCTATTACAGTTGTAAGTTCCTTGCCCTCTCTATCATCAGTCTTTTT encodes:
- the cmk gene encoding (d)CMP kinase, producing MIITIGGPPGSGTTTISKLIAKKYGLKHVCAGFIFREMAKKMNMDLSEFSKYAEEHPEIDREIDAKQVEIAKEGNVILEGRLAAWILKRYNIEPTLSIWLKAPPMVRCKRVSERENKDIETSLSEMIEREKSEKKRYKEIYNIDLEDLSIYHIVIDTSRWDVEGVFGIICKCIDSLKNRKGEKNGSN